One part of the Aspergillus luchuensis IFO 4308 DNA, chromosome 5, nearly complete sequence genome encodes these proteins:
- a CDS encoding uncharacterized protein (COG:S;~EggNog:ENOG410PYMX) — MSSVRNDRYIQLWQLWVDNPYRTLREKLDLIEVVDFIWGYLGRNIFKGRFGDLSDWVSWAELQQFTATETPDSAWALFIARVFQELRPPHIIELLLSAWDSDRVWGIDRSAYLRQLGFLVEPESVEEDDDGHTPDTQFSLNALDEDVINSFIDMVGSEDSDICEKQWGTYEDTQWQTDMKGGVLSCELTSQQLFEVIMLSNGLSGRT; from the coding sequence ATGTCCAGTGTCCGGAATGATCGCTATATTCAGCTCTGGCAGCTATGGGTGGATAATCCATACAGGACTCTTCGGGAGAAGCTGGACTTGATTGAAGTTGTCGACTTTATATGGGGATATTTAGGGCGTAATATCTTCAAAGGGAGATTCGGCGACTTGTCTGACTGGGTTTCATGGGCTGAACTACAGCAATTTACTGCAACAGAGACTCCTGATTCTGCATGGGCTCTCTTCATTGCTCGGGTCTTTCAAGAACTACGGCCACCACATATAATCGAGCTTCTACTATCGGCTTGGGACTCTGACAGAGTATGGGGAATTGATCGATCAGCTTACCTGCGCCAACTAGGCTTTCTGGTAGAGCCTGAAAGtgtggaagaagacgatgatggtcATACACCAGACACACAATTCTCGTTGAATgccttggatgaagatgtaATCAACAGTTTTATTGATATGGTTGGCAGTGAGGATTCTGACATATGCGAGAAGCAGTGGGGTACCTATGAAGACACCCAGTGGCAAACTGACATGAAGGGGGGTGTACTTTCTTGTGAACTGACATCACAGCAGCTCTTTGAAGTCATCATGTTGTCTAATGGATTATCAGGCAGAACTTGA